In a single window of the Danio rerio strain Tuebingen ecotype United States chromosome 20, GRCz12tu, whole genome shotgun sequence genome:
- the LOC141379561 gene encoding uncharacterized protein translates to MTSLARALPAWLARASPSRWLIRTIRLGYELQFSKRPPRFTGVYFTRVYPLSALVLREEIAALLAKGAIEPVPPAEMESGLLGHMASAAAVTPLGLLHMRPLQHWLQDRVPRRAWHAGTHRVSVTALCRRTLSPWNDPSFLQAGVPLGQASSHVVVSTDASSTGWGAVCRGHAAAGLWVGAQLHWHINRLELLAVFLALRRFSPVLGQQHVLVRTDSTAAAAYINRMGGMRSRRMSQLARRLLLWSHARLKSLRAIHIPGMLNRAADVLSRQQIHSGEWRLHPESVQLIWARFGEAQIDLFASPENAHGQLFYSLTEGSLGTDALAHSWPRGIRKYAFPPVSLIAQLMCKVREDEEQVLLVAPLWPNRTWISELSLLATALPWQIPLREDLLSQGQGTVWHPRPDLWNLHVWSIDARKT, encoded by the exons atgacgtcattagcgagggctctgcctgcctggttagcgcgggccagcccctcgcggtggctcatacgcacgatcagactcggctacgaactacagttctccaaacggcctcccaggtttacgggcgtgtatttcaccagggtctatcccctgtccgcccttgtcttgcgagaggagattgctgccctcctggcgaaaggtgcaatcgagccggtacctccagccgagatggagagcgg gctcctggggcatatggcttccgctgcggccgtcacgccgctcggattgctccatatgagaccacttcagcactggcttcaagatcgagttccgagacgcgcatggcatgcgggcacacaccgagtctctgttactgcgctgtgtcgccgcaccctcagcccctggaacgacccctcgttcctgcaggccggtgtgcctctgggacaggcgtccagtcatgttgttgtttcgacagatgcttccagcacaggctggggagccgtgtgtcgcgggcatgcagctgcgggcctgtgggtaggtgcccagctgcattggcacatcaatcgcctagagctgttggcagtgttccttgctctccgccgtttttctccggtgctggggcagcaacacgtgctggtcaggacggacagtacggcggcggcggcgtatatcaaccgcatggggggtatgcgctctcgccgcatgtctcagctcgcccgccgtctgctcctctggagtcacgcgcggctgaagtcgctgcgcgccattcacatcccaggtatgctcaaccgtgcagccgatgtgctctcacggcagcagattcactctggagaatggagactccaccccgagtctgtccagctgatatgggcgcgattcggggaggcccagattgatctgtttgcttcccccgagaacgctcatggccagttgttttattccctgaccgagggctctctcggcacggatgcactggcccacagctggcctcggggcatacgcaagtatgcgtttcccccagtgagcctgatcgcgcagttaatgtgcaaggtcagggaggacgaggagcaggttttgttagttgcgcccctctggcccaaccgaacctggatatcagagctctccctcctcgcgacggccctcccttggcagatccctttgagagaggacctactttctcagggacaaggcaccgtctggcaccctcgtcccgatctctggaacctccacgtgtggtccatagacgcgaggaagacttag